Proteins encoded together in one Terriglobus saanensis SP1PR4 window:
- a CDS encoding DUF6908 domain-containing protein, translating to MQTILAILKQAGGWHHGLSLKIENLPYMALVIEASDESGPCGLPALSVFHYGEQNGDLMRDPEMCFELGLAGGAHLNAFYWRNDYVAVEQWSRFIKDGHYCYHTQLHDQHERFAKLWDNNLRLQGFAEAFARQQTPRA from the coding sequence ATGCAGACCATCCTCGCAATCCTCAAACAGGCCGGAGGGTGGCACCACGGCCTCTCCCTCAAAATCGAGAACCTGCCCTATATGGCGTTGGTGATCGAGGCGAGCGACGAGTCAGGCCCGTGTGGTCTTCCCGCTCTCTCTGTCTTTCACTACGGCGAACAGAACGGCGACCTCATGCGTGACCCGGAGATGTGCTTCGAGCTTGGACTTGCGGGAGGGGCGCACCTAAACGCCTTCTATTGGCGAAACGATTACGTCGCCGTGGAGCAGTGGAGCCGCTTTATCAAGGATGGCCACTACTGCTACCACACGCAATTACACGACCAGCACGAGCGATTCGCCAAGCTGTGGGACAACAACCTGCGTTTGCAGGGCTTCGCCGAAGCCTTCGCACGGCAACAGACCCCACGCGCCTAA
- a CDS encoding ArdC family protein produces MNATTSTITPIRENPQQPQPRQTTKEMIAANVKCLIEQLEAGHSDALTAYLNAMSRFHSYSFGNVLEIARQRPTATRVAGMYAWNQLGRSVKKGEKGIRILAPIIGIKRKKDVEAEKDITKQNTRVLVGFRNAYVFDVEQTEGVELPAMREVYGDVGENHDRLVSFIERQGIELVFTEKIAPALGMSYGGRIAILPGQSKAETFATLLHELAHEMLHKAERRTATTKVVRETEAEAIAFVVGKAVGLEAGTASADYISLYHGNASLLIESLEVIQQASAVILEALESSATAETMPDAELARVA; encoded by the coding sequence ATGAACGCCACCACCAGCACCATCACCCCCATCAGGGAAAACCCCCAACAGCCGCAGCCACGGCAGACCACCAAAGAGATGATCGCCGCCAACGTCAAGTGCCTCATCGAGCAGCTAGAGGCCGGACACTCCGATGCACTCACCGCCTACCTCAATGCGATGAGCCGATTTCATTCGTACTCGTTTGGCAACGTCCTAGAGATCGCGCGACAACGCCCGACAGCCACAAGAGTAGCGGGCATGTATGCGTGGAATCAGCTTGGCCGCAGCGTGAAGAAAGGCGAGAAAGGCATCCGCATCCTCGCTCCTATTATCGGCATCAAGCGCAAGAAAGACGTAGAAGCTGAGAAGGACATCACCAAACAGAATACCCGCGTCCTTGTTGGGTTTCGGAATGCCTATGTCTTCGATGTGGAGCAGACCGAAGGCGTCGAGCTTCCAGCCATGCGCGAGGTGTACGGCGATGTAGGCGAGAACCACGACCGACTCGTTTCGTTCATCGAGCGTCAGGGCATCGAGCTTGTCTTTACTGAGAAGATCGCTCCCGCTCTGGGCATGAGCTACGGCGGACGCATTGCCATTCTTCCCGGACAATCAAAGGCCGAAACCTTCGCCACCTTGCTCCATGAGCTGGCGCACGAGATGTTACACAAGGCCGAACGGCGCACCGCCACCACCAAGGTGGTGCGCGAGACGGAGGCCGAGGCGATCGCCTTTGTCGTTGGCAAAGCCGTAGGGCTGGAGGCTGGCACCGCGAGTGCAGACTACATCAGTCTCTATCATGGCAACGCCTCGTTGCTGATTGAGTCGCTGGAAGTCATTCAGCAGGCCTCCGCCGTCATCCTTGAAGCCTTGGAATCGTCTGCAACCGCAGAGACGATGCCCGATGCAGAACTGGCGCGGGTGGCGTAA
- a CDS encoding HNH endonuclease has product MRHVAPVELTDLPTLTDIKGSVKPIHRPPIEASFAEIEAAYDDFAAAIPHDLHALTPIGLSPDVRKTLATIFSSRLGKFRSLWDALNDHFEDTGNSTCPYCNFGEQWEHDHYLPKSMFPEFTLFPRNLVPICKPCNGKKLARYHETGSRLFIYALSELSGIDGLLQVDITYLPKLTVSYSLANPGTLESFAVLERHFQALDLGRRYTKQASTTMALLLKTFQSPASLDLGPRKLRRRLRQMAIDRKTQCPPNHWEVALLQHLAESGDFVNYVFS; this is encoded by the coding sequence ATGCGACATGTCGCCCCCGTAGAGCTGACCGATCTACCGACGCTGACTGATATCAAGGGAAGCGTCAAGCCGATCCATAGACCACCGATTGAGGCATCTTTCGCGGAAATCGAAGCGGCGTACGATGACTTCGCCGCCGCGATACCGCACGACCTTCACGCGTTGACGCCGATCGGTTTGTCCCCCGATGTCCGCAAAACCTTAGCTACGATCTTCTCGAGCCGGCTCGGCAAATTCAGATCGTTATGGGACGCACTGAATGATCACTTCGAAGATACGGGCAACAGTACATGCCCCTATTGCAATTTCGGAGAACAGTGGGAGCACGACCACTATTTACCAAAGAGCATGTTCCCCGAGTTCACTCTCTTTCCAAGAAATCTTGTGCCCATTTGCAAGCCCTGCAACGGGAAGAAACTCGCCCGTTACCACGAGACAGGCTCCCGGCTTTTCATATACGCGCTCTCCGAACTGAGCGGCATAGACGGACTGTTGCAGGTAGATATCACATATCTTCCCAAGTTGACGGTCTCCTATTCGTTAGCGAATCCTGGGACACTCGAGAGTTTCGCGGTGTTGGAACGCCACTTTCAAGCCCTTGATCTGGGGCGACGCTACACGAAGCAAGCCTCGACCACCATGGCCCTACTCCTGAAGACGTTCCAGAGCCCTGCAAGCTTAGACCTTGGTCCCCGCAAATTGCGGCGCAGGCTGCGTCAAATGGCAATCGACAGAAAAACACAATGCCCACCGAACCATTGGGAAGTCGCACTCTTGCAACATCTCGCGGAGTCTGGGGACTTCGTCAATTACGTGTTCAGCTGA
- a CDS encoding AAA family ATPase, which translates to MLHFYVYRPSRRRKPSNVKYPAVYLFDDNWNDYGYYTLFKASIKLHADADEIELGEVKILEISDEDVIYTPRIEDEFTTLAPRFCSLGQSVRYYRHLRDDLPVGVRKEYLKSLRDIVSRPKQQAKFEAHSGFEKSLLRNSGARDGLRRGGHYVGYPVHELDPPSFHFEMTLPNSTAPHEIHLDFAPHVELPNRINLLIGRNGTGKTQLLAHLAQSLYGLDKWDDDEKELLGTAKISEGDPEFSKIITISYSAFDQFPIPKPKPFRGRKMRFDYKYCGLRNAEGAIDVRELKTMLDGAMKSIISEDRLDIFQRLADRLLGPKIAEPFAADKASRDQIFALLSAGQRFIISVAADVVGFIEERSILLFDEPETHLHPGLLSTLIAILDEILREFQSFAVIATHSPILLQQVPRRYVRVLRRRGSRTSIGLPNIETFGEDLGELTRHILDLAEPEQDFHSVLDRLVDRGMTAGQIQAMFERGLPLPAQIYLESLTVEADE; encoded by the coding sequence TTGCTTCACTTTTACGTCTATCGTCCGTCCCGGCGCCGCAAGCCTAGTAACGTCAAGTACCCAGCCGTCTATCTCTTTGATGACAACTGGAACGACTATGGGTACTACACGCTCTTCAAAGCGAGCATAAAGCTCCATGCCGATGCCGATGAGATCGAATTGGGCGAAGTGAAAATTTTGGAGATATCGGACGAAGATGTAATTTACACGCCGAGAATCGAGGATGAATTCACCACCTTGGCCCCCCGCTTCTGTTCGCTGGGGCAATCGGTGCGTTATTATCGCCATCTTCGCGATGACTTGCCGGTAGGGGTACGGAAGGAATACCTGAAGTCCCTTCGGGACATCGTGTCGCGCCCCAAACAACAGGCAAAGTTTGAAGCGCACTCCGGCTTCGAGAAGTCGTTGTTGAGAAACAGCGGCGCACGAGACGGTCTGAGACGTGGAGGGCACTACGTCGGGTATCCAGTTCACGAGCTGGATCCCCCGTCCTTTCATTTTGAAATGACGTTGCCCAACTCAACGGCGCCGCACGAAATCCATTTAGACTTCGCACCCCACGTTGAATTGCCAAATCGGATCAACCTTCTTATCGGGCGGAACGGCACCGGCAAGACGCAGCTTCTCGCCCATCTCGCGCAGAGCCTTTATGGCCTAGATAAATGGGATGATGACGAAAAAGAACTGCTGGGGACGGCCAAGATCTCCGAAGGAGACCCAGAATTCAGCAAGATCATCACGATCTCCTACAGCGCCTTTGATCAATTCCCAATTCCCAAGCCCAAGCCCTTTCGCGGTCGGAAGATGCGGTTTGATTACAAATATTGCGGTCTCAGGAACGCGGAGGGTGCCATTGACGTCCGCGAGTTGAAGACGATGCTTGATGGTGCCATGAAGTCCATCATTTCGGAAGATCGTCTTGATATCTTTCAGCGGTTGGCCGACCGTCTGTTGGGTCCCAAGATCGCGGAGCCCTTTGCCGCTGACAAGGCGAGTCGCGATCAGATATTTGCGCTGCTGAGTGCTGGACAGCGATTCATCATCTCGGTCGCCGCCGACGTGGTCGGATTTATCGAAGAACGAAGCATCCTGCTATTCGATGAACCAGAGACTCACCTCCATCCCGGCCTCTTGAGCACTTTGATCGCAATTCTAGATGAGATACTTCGCGAATTTCAGTCCTTCGCGGTGATCGCAACGCATTCGCCCATTCTCCTGCAGCAAGTGCCACGTAGATATGTGCGGGTACTCAGACGCCGCGGATCACGCACCTCAATCGGGTTGCCGAATATTGAAACGTTCGGTGAGGACCTCGGGGAACTAACCCGCCATATCCTGGACCTTGCTGAGCCAGAACAGGATTTTCATTCGGTGCTTGATCGACTTGTTGACCGAGGCATGACCGCAGGGCAGATCCAAGCGATGTTCGAGCGGGGTTTGCCTTTGCCAGCACAAATCTATCTGGAATCTCTCACGGTCGAGGCTGACGAATAA
- a CDS encoding UvrD-helicase domain-containing protein produces the protein MDSVELARQIAARLHACAVADGSNPCDPYAFALAEAKRQDVDVESTAKGAAILDGGRAAILRKDRLILHENCESFFERAFLTAHELGHVVLEDDLADESVLEIDPSRPSEPSPLGFDRVVDYGRRQRREIQMDLFAREFLLPRSWVRTLHLDDGLTASEISDKVGAPFEVVAQQLLDALLLPAVNLRPLEWTQEAPLNELQELAAKHRGEAYLLEAGPGTGKTRTLVARVEGLLADGVDPRRILVLTFSNKAASEMGERIARKHREAAAAMWVGTFHAFGLDLVRRFFTELGLPRDPRMMDRTEAVELLEDRFPSFNLRHYRNIYDPTQIITEILTAISRAKDEVVDAEEYARLAGSMGSSEAAERAAEVAQVYGAYERLKRDANCVDFGDLVLLPVRLLETSPDIRSHIQSLYDHVIVDEYQDVNRSSTRLLAALKPDGHNLWVVGDAKQSIYRFRGASPFSMMRFGTQDFPGAKRERLGQNYRSSAEIVNAFSTFAATMRLGAGSRALHADRGPNGIHPKLLCVRRAEQQAVALADSIQVLRSEGLTYREQAVLCTGNEKLSTLARELEVLGIPVLFLGSLFERPEVKDLLSLLSVLIDRRAMGLVRLGCWPEFKMQFADVAATLEFLRLTEVSPGAWLQSVDGIPKITDQGARALTSLGVALHGFDQSSSPWTVLVTLLLDHTRMAARLGSSVNIADRSRAIAIWQFLNFLRVQPSGQGLPITRLLDRVRRLVRLGDDRDLRQLPNAAQGLDAVRLLTIHGAKGLEFSATHIPGVNADTIPRVSSAPICPPPEGMIQGATASSLETYREGQVEEQECLFYVALSRAKGHLLFYAPMEKSNGHNRPLSSFLDRIGTTLIRTVVVPQRSIPEAAEEAALQIVFDGPMRFGAPQIALYESCPRRFFYTHILQVGGRRTSTAFMKMHDAVRMILATLIIDGKPAGPEDLEDRIEAALKTVELADHGHRNEFSALALTMLRYFVSTQEGCANEVPVAINLKFGDEEIVVRADDILIRPDQSRVVRRIRTGHLRSSETKDVGAAAFVLAVQQAFPDSVAEIVHLSDGTSQRLLLSVKELQNRRTKLEGFLGDIRAGHFPAITSPFTCPGCPAFFICGPTPEGLLQKKFS, from the coding sequence ATGGACTCCGTTGAGCTTGCTCGCCAGATCGCCGCTCGACTCCACGCTTGCGCGGTGGCCGATGGGAGCAATCCTTGTGATCCGTACGCCTTTGCTCTCGCTGAGGCAAAGCGCCAAGACGTCGATGTCGAATCAACGGCAAAAGGTGCCGCGATCCTAGATGGGGGACGTGCTGCGATCCTACGGAAGGATCGGCTCATTCTCCATGAAAATTGCGAGTCGTTTTTTGAACGAGCTTTCCTCACTGCTCATGAACTAGGGCACGTTGTGCTGGAGGATGATCTTGCCGACGAATCGGTCCTTGAGATTGATCCTAGCCGACCATCTGAGCCTTCGCCCCTTGGATTCGATAGGGTCGTTGACTACGGTAGAAGGCAGAGGCGTGAAATCCAAATGGATCTCTTCGCGAGGGAGTTCCTCTTGCCCAGATCATGGGTTCGAACGCTCCACTTGGACGATGGACTCACCGCGTCAGAGATATCAGATAAGGTGGGCGCACCCTTCGAGGTAGTGGCTCAGCAGCTACTTGACGCGCTCCTCTTACCAGCCGTCAACCTCCGCCCATTGGAGTGGACGCAAGAAGCACCGCTCAACGAGCTTCAGGAATTAGCGGCCAAGCATCGTGGTGAAGCCTATCTGCTTGAGGCCGGGCCAGGAACTGGGAAGACGCGAACTCTCGTGGCGAGGGTCGAAGGGCTGTTGGCGGACGGCGTTGACCCACGGCGCATACTTGTACTCACATTCTCAAATAAAGCCGCCAGCGAGATGGGCGAACGCATTGCGCGGAAGCACAGAGAGGCAGCCGCGGCGATGTGGGTGGGGACCTTCCACGCGTTTGGCCTCGATTTGGTCCGTCGCTTTTTTACGGAGTTGGGACTTCCACGAGATCCGCGGATGATGGACAGAACCGAAGCTGTTGAGTTGCTGGAAGATCGATTTCCTTCGTTCAATCTCCGTCATTACCGAAACATCTACGACCCGACCCAGATCATCACCGAGATACTGACTGCTATATCTCGTGCGAAGGATGAAGTCGTTGACGCAGAGGAATATGCTCGCTTGGCAGGGTCAATGGGATCAAGTGAGGCCGCAGAGCGCGCCGCAGAGGTCGCACAAGTATATGGCGCTTATGAGCGCCTGAAAAGAGATGCAAACTGCGTTGACTTTGGTGACTTAGTCTTGCTTCCAGTACGGTTACTGGAGACAAGTCCTGACATTCGGTCACACATCCAGTCCCTGTACGACCACGTCATCGTTGACGAATATCAAGACGTGAACCGAAGCAGCACCCGCTTGCTAGCGGCCCTTAAACCGGATGGTCATAACCTCTGGGTTGTCGGAGATGCGAAGCAGTCCATCTATAGATTCCGCGGGGCATCTCCATTCAGCATGATGCGCTTCGGGACTCAAGACTTTCCTGGTGCCAAACGCGAGCGCTTAGGCCAAAACTATCGATCCTCCGCAGAGATCGTCAACGCTTTTTCGACATTTGCAGCCACCATGCGTCTGGGTGCCGGGAGTAGGGCACTCCATGCCGACCGTGGGCCAAACGGCATTCACCCCAAATTGCTTTGCGTACGGAGGGCAGAGCAGCAGGCGGTGGCCCTTGCAGATTCGATTCAAGTGCTAAGAAGCGAAGGCTTGACGTACAGAGAACAGGCGGTCTTGTGCACGGGAAATGAAAAGCTGTCGACGCTGGCGAGAGAGCTCGAGGTTTTAGGCATCCCTGTTCTCTTCTTAGGCAGCTTGTTCGAACGTCCCGAGGTCAAAGATCTCCTTTCATTACTTTCGGTGTTGATCGACCGTCGCGCGATGGGCTTGGTTCGGCTCGGCTGCTGGCCAGAATTCAAAATGCAGTTTGCGGATGTTGCAGCGACCTTGGAGTTCCTTCGCCTAACAGAGGTATCGCCGGGGGCTTGGTTACAGAGCGTCGACGGAATTCCGAAAATAACGGATCAGGGGGCAAGAGCCCTGACATCTTTGGGAGTCGCTCTCCATGGCTTTGATCAGAGTTCATCACCGTGGACAGTCCTTGTAACTCTGCTTCTTGATCACACGCGCATGGCTGCTAGACTTGGCAGCTCAGTCAACATCGCCGATCGCTCTCGTGCCATTGCCATCTGGCAGTTCTTGAACTTCCTACGTGTCCAGCCATCCGGACAAGGCCTGCCAATCACGCGGCTACTAGATCGTGTACGTCGGCTAGTTCGCCTTGGAGACGACCGAGACCTTCGCCAGCTCCCGAACGCGGCTCAAGGTCTTGACGCGGTGCGTCTGCTGACCATACATGGTGCCAAGGGACTTGAGTTTTCCGCTACACATATACCTGGCGTGAACGCAGACACGATTCCTCGCGTTTCGTCAGCCCCAATCTGCCCGCCCCCAGAAGGGATGATTCAGGGCGCAACGGCATCTTCATTGGAAACGTACCGCGAAGGACAGGTGGAAGAGCAGGAATGTCTTTTCTATGTGGCGTTGTCACGAGCGAAAGGCCATTTGCTTTTTTACGCACCAATGGAGAAGAGCAACGGCCATAATCGGCCCCTCTCTTCATTCTTGGATCGCATCGGCACTACGCTAATAAGGACAGTAGTTGTTCCGCAACGTTCGATTCCCGAGGCAGCGGAGGAGGCTGCACTTCAAATAGTATTCGACGGTCCTATGCGATTCGGGGCTCCGCAGATTGCACTTTATGAGAGCTGCCCGAGGCGCTTCTTCTACACCCACATTCTGCAAGTCGGCGGAAGACGAACCTCCACTGCCTTTATGAAAATGCACGACGCGGTGCGGATGATACTGGCCACGCTGATCATTGATGGGAAGCCTGCCGGCCCGGAGGACTTGGAGGATCGCATCGAGGCGGCTCTCAAGACTGTGGAACTTGCTGATCACGGCCATCGAAATGAATTCTCTGCGCTCGCCCTTACGATGCTAAGGTACTTCGTCAGTACACAGGAAGGCTGTGCGAACGAGGTTCCCGTTGCTATCAATCTCAAATTCGGAGACGAAGAGATCGTGGTGCGAGCTGATGACATCCTCATCAGACCTGATCAAAGTAGGGTTGTACGTCGGATTCGGACTGGGCATCTAAGATCCTCTGAAACGAAGGATGTTGGCGCTGCCGCATTCGTACTTGCAGTTCAGCAGGCGTTTCCAGACTCGGTAGCGGAAATCGTCCATCTATCAGACGGCACCTCTCAACGGCTTTTGCTATCCGTGAAGGAGCTACAGAATCGGCGAACGAAGCTCGAGGGCTTCTTGGGTGATATTCGAGCGGGGCATTTCCCAGCGATCACTTCTCCTTTCACCTGTCCCGGCTGTCCAGCCTTCTTTATCTGTGGACCCACGCCCGAGGGGCTCCTGCAGAAAAAATTCTCCTGA
- a CDS encoding multiubiquitin domain-containing protein — MNTETFLEFDDLGVAVREGRPLYPARNYRFLLAQGNLNFATLTIGDPIPLGSQILEAAGLLPSDGYSLFGILPSGDFEDIRLDELFDLRTRGAERFVAFLTDRDFKLTVDDKQLAWGKPIISGAEIHKLAMPREGECVFLQVRGGEDRVVEVGDFVDLAEPGIEHFITAPKRPTNYEIIVNSRPRIVNERLVTFEEVVQLAFPGVHEPNVVFSMTYRHAASAPHAGELGIGGKVDVKRKGTIFNVTRTVQS, encoded by the coding sequence ATGAATACCGAAACCTTCCTCGAGTTTGACGATCTGGGCGTCGCGGTGCGAGAAGGACGACCTCTCTATCCTGCCCGCAATTACCGTTTCCTCTTGGCGCAGGGAAACCTGAACTTCGCCACTCTCACGATCGGCGATCCCATCCCACTTGGCAGCCAGATACTGGAGGCAGCCGGTCTCCTTCCGAGCGATGGCTATAGTCTCTTCGGCATTCTACCGTCGGGAGATTTCGAGGACATTCGTCTCGACGAGCTTTTCGACCTGCGGACGAGGGGCGCTGAGCGATTTGTCGCTTTTCTCACGGACCGCGACTTCAAGCTAACTGTCGATGACAAGCAACTCGCTTGGGGCAAACCGATCATCAGCGGCGCAGAGATCCACAAACTGGCCATGCCCCGGGAGGGCGAATGCGTCTTCCTCCAAGTACGTGGCGGGGAAGATCGAGTCGTTGAGGTCGGCGACTTTGTCGACCTTGCGGAACCCGGAATCGAACACTTCATTACAGCACCCAAGAGGCCCACGAATTACGAGATCATCGTCAATTCGCGGCCACGCATCGTGAATGAGCGTCTCGTCACGTTCGAAGAGGTTGTTCAGCTCGCCTTCCCGGGAGTTCACGAGCCCAATGTGGTGTTTTCAATGACCTACCGACACGCGGCCTCTGCCCCACATGCAGGGGAACTCGGTATCGGGGGTAAGGTTGACGTCAAGCGGAAGGGGACAATCTTCAATGTCACACGCACTGTTCAGTCGTAA
- a CDS encoding ThiF family adenylyltransferase has translation MSHALFSRNADLKRLRDEGYLVHVQGGFLVMEEVPYVNAKGEVLTGRLISSLTLAGDETRQPDNHVIHFDGDFPCRADGVPIQAIAHQTNVQINLGNGLAARQAFSSKPDGGYTDYYQKFTSYAGILSGPAAVVKPGMSARVMRAPDEEEDSVFNYMETASGRVGIGALTELLKADRIAIIGVGGTGSYVLDLVAKTPVQEIRLFDSDLFLQHNAFRAPGAPGLEELREAPKKADYLKGIYSRMRKGITANAVALHGDNLHLLEGVTFAFLCLDAGEEKRAIVQKLESMGASFVDVGMGLELTDGSLGGILRVTASTPQKRDHVHSGRISFAGGGPADLYASNIQVADLNALNAVLAVVKWKKIRGFYRDLEREHHCTYTTDGNMLVNGDCG, from the coding sequence ATGTCACACGCACTGTTCAGTCGTAACGCCGACCTCAAACGTCTCCGCGACGAGGGTTATCTTGTGCACGTGCAGGGTGGCTTCCTCGTCATGGAGGAAGTCCCCTACGTCAACGCGAAGGGAGAAGTCCTCACGGGCCGCCTCATCTCCAGTCTCACGTTGGCTGGAGATGAGACCCGGCAGCCGGACAACCACGTAATCCATTTCGACGGCGACTTTCCTTGCCGCGCAGATGGCGTTCCTATCCAAGCCATTGCGCACCAGACAAACGTTCAGATCAATTTAGGTAATGGCCTGGCTGCCAGGCAGGCATTCTCAAGCAAACCTGATGGAGGATATACAGACTATTACCAGAAGTTCACGAGCTATGCCGGCATCTTGTCCGGTCCAGCGGCAGTGGTAAAACCTGGAATGAGTGCCAGGGTAATGCGGGCGCCAGATGAAGAGGAAGACAGCGTTTTCAACTATATGGAAACGGCATCCGGTCGGGTCGGCATAGGAGCCCTTACCGAACTGCTCAAGGCGGATCGCATCGCCATAATTGGAGTCGGTGGCACGGGCTCTTATGTGCTGGACCTCGTCGCCAAGACCCCGGTGCAGGAGATCAGACTCTTTGATTCAGATCTCTTTCTGCAACACAACGCGTTCCGTGCGCCCGGTGCTCCCGGTCTGGAAGAACTGCGCGAGGCACCTAAGAAGGCTGATTACCTCAAGGGAATTTATTCACGGATGCGTAAAGGCATCACCGCGAATGCGGTGGCGCTCCACGGAGACAATCTGCATCTCCTCGAGGGTGTGACCTTTGCCTTTCTTTGCCTGGACGCCGGCGAAGAAAAACGTGCCATCGTTCAAAAGCTAGAGTCGATGGGTGCTTCGTTCGTGGACGTGGGCATGGGGCTCGAGTTGACGGATGGTTCACTTGGCGGAATTCTCCGAGTCACAGCCAGCACGCCGCAGAAACGCGACCATGTCCATAGCGGCCGCATTTCGTTTGCTGGAGGCGGTCCCGCAGACCTTTATGCCTCAAATATTCAGGTCGCCGACCTTAACGCACTAAACGCGGTGCTGGCCGTTGTGAAGTGGAAGAAGATTCGAGGCTTCTACCGGGATCTAGAACGGGAGCATCACTGCACCTACACCACGGATGGCAACATGCTCGTAAATGGAGATTGCGGATGA
- a CDS encoding DUF6527 family protein, which translates to MISHKYLKHHFVEHIPEQLELGLLYISIPYATAAHSCCCGCGEEVVTPFTPTDWRMTFDGDTVSLKPSIGNWSLPCRSHYVISRGSVIEALPWTKDEIRGEHHRDKTAKKEFYEHRVYEPVPPHVQSPRLSEAVKPSLWVQAWRWIRERG; encoded by the coding sequence ATGATTTCCCACAAATATCTGAAGCACCACTTCGTGGAACATATCCCTGAACAACTTGAACTTGGACTGCTCTATATCTCCATACCCTATGCTACTGCGGCCCATAGTTGCTGCTGCGGATGTGGCGAAGAAGTCGTTACCCCATTTACCCCCACGGATTGGAGGATGACCTTCGACGGAGATACGGTGTCTCTTAAGCCGTCGATCGGCAACTGGAGTCTTCCGTGTCGATCGCATTACGTCATCAGCCGAGGAAGTGTAATTGAAGCTTTGCCTTGGACAAAAGATGAGATTCGGGGGGAGCATCACCGGGACAAGACTGCCAAGAAGGAGTTCTACGAACATAGGGTATACGAGCCGGTGCCGCCTCATGTTCAGAGCCCCCGCCTATCGGAAGCGGTAAAACCAAGTCTTTGGGTGCAAGCGTGGCGTTGGATCAGAGAGAGAGGTTGA
- a CDS encoding metallophosphoesterase family protein — protein MPTSKSQLYRGATLDSDYTSPMPTFRFIHAADIHLDSPLRGLSRYEGLPIEEIREASRSAFDRLIRFACSEKVDFVVIAGDLYDSDWKDMGTGLYFAKAMGRLGSAGIPVFLIRGNHDAVSVLTRSLPLPENVHVFSDRVAETKQLEALRVALHGRSFGSRREVDDITPSYPEPVSGFFNIGILHTSLNGYAEHEPYAPCNLAALEAKGYDYWALGHVHEHAILNTSPYVVFSGVLQGRHIREQGPKGAVLVEVEDGAVKRAEHIPLDVFRWAIVAVDCTEIDQLEDLQGLIRREIRSHLEMLGTNPPVVIQLVLKGSTPLHARIMESSGQIRDDARAIAVELSTDLWLEKLKIQVEAPKESAPNPQVGGLDELLASAASDDLLSKKLQNELTPFLLAYPKPPSETEETVVLLARAGSWNELISLASKTLQARLVSAED, from the coding sequence GTGCCTACTTCGAAATCTCAACTCTACCGCGGTGCAACCCTGGACTCCGATTACACTTCTCCGATGCCTACTTTTCGGTTCATCCATGCGGCGGATATACATCTAGATAGCCCTCTACGAGGTTTATCGCGCTATGAGGGACTTCCTATAGAAGAGATTCGCGAAGCAAGCAGGAGCGCTTTCGACAGACTTATTCGGTTCGCTTGCTCCGAAAAGGTCGATTTCGTCGTCATTGCAGGCGATCTTTACGATAGCGACTGGAAGGACATGGGAACGGGCCTGTATTTCGCGAAGGCTATGGGCAGACTCGGTTCGGCCGGGATCCCAGTTTTTCTAATACGCGGCAATCATGACGCTGTTTCGGTGTTGACACGCTCGCTGCCCCTGCCCGAAAACGTCCATGTATTTAGTGATCGAGTTGCTGAAACAAAGCAACTAGAAGCGCTTCGAGTCGCTTTGCATGGGCGAAGCTTTGGCTCTCGAAGAGAGGTCGATGACATCACTCCCAGCTACCCAGAGCCGGTCTCGGGTTTCTTCAACATCGGGATTCTCCACACATCACTCAACGGATATGCGGAACACGAGCCCTATGCGCCGTGCAACCTAGCAGCATTGGAAGCGAAAGGTTACGACTACTGGGCTCTAGGGCATGTCCATGAGCACGCGATTTTGAATACTTCCCCATATGTTGTATTCAGTGGCGTTCTGCAAGGCCGACATATCCGTGAGCAAGGACCAAAGGGAGCCGTCTTGGTGGAAGTCGAAGACGGTGCCGTGAAGCGTGCAGAACATATCCCGCTAGATGTGTTTAGGTGGGCTATTGTCGCCGTCGATTGCACCGAAATCGATCAGCTTGAAGACCTACAAGGCCTCATCCGCAGAGAAATTCGTTCGCACTTAGAGATGTTAGGGACGAACCCACCCGTTGTGATCCAGCTCGTTCTCAAGGGTTCAACACCATTGCATGCGCGAATTATGGAGAGTTCTGGCCAGATTAGAGATGATGCACGGGCAATCGCCGTGGAGCTTTCGACCGACCTTTGGCTGGAAAAACTGAAGATCCAGGTGGAAGCGCCAAAAGAGTCAGCGCCCAATCCTCAAGTTGGAGGACTGGATGAACTCCTCGCTTCGGCAGCATCAGACGATCTCTTGTCCAAGAAACTTCAAAATGAGCTCACGCCGTTCCTCTTAGCCTATCCAAAGCCACCGAGTGAAACTGAGGAAACGGTAGTGCTCTTGGCGCGTGCCGGCAGTTGGAATGAATTAATTTCCTTAGCTTCTAAAACCCTTCAAGCGCGGCTTGTTTCGGCGGAGGATTAG